The following nucleotide sequence is from Streptomyces pactum.
GTCCGGCCCCGTCCCGCCGCCGCCCGCCGCGACGGCCGTCGTCGCCCCCGCGGCGCCCGGCTCGCCCCCCGCCGGGTGCCTGCCCCCCACCGCGACGCCCGGCCCGCCCGGCGGCGGTCCCTGTCCCGTCCGGCCCCCTCCCGCGCCGCCCCCCACCGCTCGACCCTCGGGTCCCCCGACACCCGTCCCGCGCCGTCCGGTCCCGTCCCTGTGGTGCGGCCCGCCTCCGGGGGTGTCGCCGGGCTGTGATCCGTAGGGAGAAGAGGCGACCAGCAGCGGGGATGGGGCGGCGGTGAGTGACGGCGGCGGGGGTGGCGTGAACTGATCGGCCCGTGGGTTCGTCCTCCCGGGTGGGAGAATGGCAACCGGAGCTTGGCGATCTTTCGGGAGAGGGACGTGACGGGGACACGCACGTGGGGCCGGCCGGGTCGGCGAAGTCCTCGACGCTCCGTCGTCACGGTCCGTGGGCGAGGCGCCGCGCCGCCGGCCGGCGGCCGCCCGGCGGCCGGTGCCGGTCCCGGGACGGCCGGGGACGGCGGCCCGGTACCGCGTCCGGGGCGGTTCCTCCGGGACCTGGCGGGGCTGGTGCTGCTGCCGCTTCCGCTGGTCGCGGTGGCGGTCGCGGCCGTACCGGGGTCGCTGTCGGGCGGCGGCACGCGGCGCTGGTTCGGCGGCCGGGGTCAGCAGCAGCGGGCGGAGGCGCAGGCGGCCAAGGACGCCGCCGCGGCGGCGTTCTACGAGCTGGACACCGCCCAGCGCGACCTGCGGATCTCCATCGAGACCATCAGCGCGGTGGACGACTCCCCCGCCGGGCGGAAGGCCGCGGCCGACTTCGCGGCGCTGGGCCGCCGCATCGACGAGGTGAGCCACGCGTACATCTCCGCCGTGGACGCCCACGATCTGGACCGGGACAGTCTGGATCCCGCCACCGCCGACCGCGCCCGGACCGAGCTGCTCCGCGCCAAGGAGGCGCTGGAGCGGACCCGGGCCGAGCTGGAGCGGTTCGCCGAGGGGCTGGGTCCGGTGCTCCAGCGGGCCGAGTCGCAGCTGGCGCGGCTGGCACCGGCCGTGGAGCGGGCCCGGCAGGCGCTGCGGGACGCCACCGGGGCACTCGACGCGGTCCGCGACACGGGGCTGCGGGCGGACGACCTGGCGGCCCGGCTCGCCGCGCTCGGCCCGGAGCTGACCAAGCTCAACGAGGGCGCCGCCGAGCACGGGGTCCAGGAGACGATCCGGCGGGCCGACGACGTGCTGCGCCGGGCGGAGGCGGTACGGCAGGAGGCCGAGCGGCTGCCGGAGCGGGCCGCGGAGACCGACCGGCGGCTGGTGTCGCTGCGCACCCGGGCGGAGGCGATCACCACCCGCGCGGCCGGGGTCGAGCCGGTCCTCAGCGAGCTGCGGCGCCGGTACAGCGCCGCCTGCTGGCAGGACCTGCAACCGGTGCCGGGGCAGGCGGAACGGGACGTCGCCCTCGCCCGGGAGAAGCTGCGGGAGGCGCGGACGGCCCGCGCGGAGCAGCGCTGGCCGGACGCCACCGCGCTGCTCGCCACCGTCCGGGCGCTGCTCAACACCACCGACGAGGCGGTCTCCGCGGCGGGCGAGCGGCTGCGGCGGCTGGACCGGGTGTCGGCCGACCCCCGGGAGGAGATCGAGCGCACCCGCTTCGTGATCCGGGACGCCCAGCGGCTGGCCATGGACGGCCGCACCACCCCGACCCCCGCCACGCCCGCCCGCTGGACGAGGCGGTGGCCCGGGTCGACCGGGCGGTGGCCGGGCTGGAGGGCCGGCACCCGGACTGGTGGCACTTCCTGACCGAACTGGAGGCCGTCCGGCAGACCGTGGCCCGGGTGGTCCAGGACATCCGCGAGGAACGCGCCGCCGGCCCCCGGTGAACCCTCCCTCCGTCCCGGCCGGCCGATGGAGCCGGGCCGGGCGGCAGGCCGGGAGCGGAGCGGCAGGCCGTGGCCGGGCCAGAGCCGGGACCGGGCCGGAGGTCGGCGCGGGCGGGGGGCCGGGGGCGGGCCGCGGTCGCATCCTGTTGACCTGCGGCGCGCCTGGTTATGCTGCGGAGCATGCCTCGTTACGAGTACCGGTGCCGCGCCTGCGGATCAACCTTCGAGCTGAACCGTCCGATGGCCCAGTCCTCGGACCCCGCCACCTGCCCCGACGGGCACCACGACACGGTGAAGCTGCTCTCCACGGTGGCCGTCGGCGGCACCGCCGCCGCTCCCCGCGGTGGTGGTGGCGGCGGTGGGGGCGGCTGCTGCGGTGGAGGCTGCTGCGGCTGACCACCGCCCCGCCGGTGCCCCGGACCGCCCGATCCGTGACCCGGGCCCGCCCCGGTCGGTATCCCGTACCCCGATCTGTAGCCCGAACCATCCCGGGGCCGGTACCTCCGCCCGCCCGCCCATGGCCGCCCCCGCGGGCCCGGCCATGGGCGGGCGGTCCGGATCGCGGTCGGCCGGTCGCGGACCGGACCGCCGTGCCGCCCCGCGGATCAGGCGCGGCGACGGGCCAGGGTCACGCCGTCGGCGACGGTGAGCAGCACCGCCTCGGTGCGTGGATCGGCGGCCACGTGGTCGTTGAAGGCGCGGATGGCGGCCGCGTCGCCCTCCGCGTCCGGGTTCACGACCTCGCCCTTGAACAGCACGTTGTCCGCCACGATCAGACCGCCGGGGCGGAGCCGGGGGACCAGTTCGTCCCAGTACGCCACGTAGTTGACCTTGTCCGCGTCGAGGTAGGCCAGGTCGATGTGGGGCTCGGCGGGCAGCGCGCGCAGGGTGTCCAGGGCCGGGGCGATCCGCAGCTCGATGCGGTCGGCGACGCCGGCCTTCTCCCAGGCGGGCCGCCCGTACGCGGTCCACTCCTCGGAGATGTCACAGGCGATCAGCTTGCCGTCGGCGGGCAGCGCCTGGGCCATGGCCAGGGCCGAGAAGCCGGTGAAGGTGCCCACCTCGACCACCGTGCGGGCGCCGATGAGCCGGACCAGGAAGGCGAGCAGCGGCGCCTGCTCCCGCGCGGACTGCTTGCGGGCGACGTCCGGCAGTTCGGCGTGGGTGACCTCGACCAGTTCCCGCAGCACCGGGTCGAGCGGCGGGTTGTGCTCCAGGACGTAGCGGTACAGCTCATCGGTGACCGGGGTGGTCTTCAGCGGCGCGGCGGCGGGCTCGGCCGGGCCGTCCCCGGTCCGGTCGGTGTTCCTGCTCTCGGGCACGTGAATCGTCAACTCCCCAGATAACGGAGGACAGCGAGGACGCGGCGACTGTAACCCGAACTCGCGGGCAGTTCGAGCTTGTCGAAAATGGCGTTGATGTGCTTCTCGACGGCGCTGCGGGAGACGTGCAGCCGCTCGGCGATGGCGTTGTTGGCGTGGCCCTGCGCCATGGCGTCCAGCACGTCCCGTTCGCGCGGGGTGAGGCGGGCGAGGGGGTCGGCGTGGGTGCTGCGCACCAGCAACTGCCGCACCACCTCGGGGTCGAAGGCGGTACGCCCGGCAGCCACCCGCTCCAGGGCGTCGAGGAACTCGTCCACCTCGACCACCCGGTCCTTCAACAGGTAGCCGATGCCTTCGCCGGCCCCGGTGAGCAGTTCGGTGGCGTACCGCTTCTCGACGTACTGGGAGAGCACCAGCACCCCCACGCCGGTGTGCCGTTCGCGGATGCGCAGGGCCGCGCGGAGCCCCTCGTCGGTGTGGGTGGGCGGCATCCGGACGTCCACCACCACGGCGTCCACGTCGGGGTGCCGGTCCACCTCGGCGAGGAGCGCGGTGCCGTCGCCCACCGCGGACACCACCTCGTGCCCCTCCTCGGCGAGGAGGCGTACCAGTCCTTCGCGGAGCAGCGTGGAGTCGTCGGCCAGGATCAGTCTCATGGGCGGGGCGGGGCCTCTCCGGTGGTGCGGGCGGGACAGCGGTCCGCCCCGTCCGACGGTGCGGCCGGTGCGGCGGACGGCGACGGAGCGTCGCAGGGCGACGGTACCCGCCGGGGTGACGCGCCGTCCGGGCCCGGGGCCGGGGAGGCATACGTGACCGGGACCGGGGAGGTGTGCAGGGTGCGGCGGGGCGTCCCCGGGGGCGGTGGCCGGGTCGGGCCCGGGCCGGGATCGGGGAGTTCGGCGAGGACCGTGGTGGGTCCGCCGGGCGGGCTGTCCACCCGCAGGCGGCCGTCGAGCGCGGCCACCCGGCGGGCCAGACCGAGCAGTCCGCTGCCGGCCGGGTCGGCACCGCCGCGGCCGTCGTCGGTGATCCGCACCCGCAGGACCGGGCGGCCGGGGAGGAGGCCGGCCCCACCGGCGGAGGTGGTGCCGTCCGGGCCGCCGCCGGTGCGTGACCGGCTGTCCGCCCCGGTACGTGACCGGCCGTCCGGCACGGTACGTGACCCGCTGTCCGGCCCGATGCGCGGTCGGCTGTCCGGCCCGGTGCGCGGCCGGTCGTCCGTACCGGTGCGCGGCCGGTCGTCCGTACCGGGGCCACCGGTGGGTGAGCCGCCGTCGGCGCCGGACCGGTCCCCCGGCGGGACCGGCGCCGCACCCGCTGCCGGCCGGCCCGCCGGGGACGCGGTGGCCGGGGACGGGGTGCCGGCGCCCGTCCCGCGCCCGGCGCCGAACGGAGCGGCGGGGCCCGCACCGGCCGCCGTCCCCGCACCGACGACCGTCCCCGCACCGGCGGCGGCCCGGGCGGCCGGCACCACCGGGTCGCCCGCGGCACCCGTGCCGCCCCGGGTACCCGCGGCATCCATGGCGCCCGTCGTGCCGTACGGCGCCGTCGCACCGCCCGGGACCGCCGCACCGGATTCCGGTCCGGCGACGGTCCACCGACCCGTGGCGGCCCCGGGGGCGGCCCCCGGCCCGGAGACGGCGCCCGCACCCGGGGCGGCGGCCTCCGGCCCCGAGCCGCCCGGGGCCGCCGTGCGCCCGGGTTCCGGGGCCGCCGGGTCCCACCGGGTCAGTTCCACCTCGACCACCGATGCCCCGGAGTGCTTGATCGCGTTGGTCACCGCCTCGGAGACCACGAAGTACGCGACGGTGCGCAGCGCCGGGCCGGGTTCCCGCGGCAGCGCGTACCCCAGCCGGACCGGCACCGGGGAGCGTTCCGCCACCGTCTCCAGGGCGGCGCGCAGCCCGGCCTCGTCCAGCACGGTCGGGTACACCCGCCACGCCACCTCGCGCAGGTCGGTGAGCGCCTGCCGGCTCTCCGCGTGCGCCTGGGCGACCAGCGAGGCGATCTTCTCGGCGTCCTGGGCGCGGCGGGCACGGCCCAGCAGCATGCCGAGGGCGACCAGGCGCTGCTGCACCCCGTCGTGCAGGTCGCGTTCGATGCGCCGCCGTTCGTCGTGCACCGCCTCCACCACCCCGGCACGGGTGGTGGCCAGTTCCTCGATGCGCCGTTCCAGCGCGTCCCGCCGGCTGGGGCCGAGGAAGTGGTGGGCCAGCTGTCCCTCCAGGGCGGCGACGCCCACGATGCCCTGGAGGGCGAGGAAGAGCAGGAACACCCCGCCCAGTGCGGAGCCGAGGACGTTCCACCAGTTGCCGCCGTCCATCAGCAGCCAGCCCCAGGCCAGCAGGCTGGCGTAACCGCAGCCGGCCAGCACGGCCAGGAGCACCAGCGCGCCCAGCAGGCCCAGCGTCCAGCGGACCGCCAGGTACTGGGCGGCCCGGCGCCAGGTGTGCTCCGCGGCGACCTGGTGGCCGTAGAACCGGGCCAGGCGCCGCCGTTCCCAGCCGGTCAGCCACCGCAGCCCCGCGGCGAGCGGGCGCGGGAGGCGCTCCGGGGCGCGCCGCCGGGCGGTGAGGAACAGCAGCACGAGGCCGGTCGCCACGAGGAGGAGCAGCTCGGCCAGGGCGGTGGCGGTACCGGTCACCAGTCCGGCCGTGAGCCGCAGCCCCGCGCGGAACCACCGCCGCCCGCGGCCCGGCGCCCCCGGTCCCCGGGGCGTCCGCGGGTGGCTGCCGTCGGGCCCCTGCGGCAGCTCCGACGACCACCCCCACGACGACGACGTGCCCCATGACGACGGCGACGGCACCGGGGACAGCGGCATCCCGGACGGCACCGGGGCCGGCGGCGTCGTCCCCGACGACGGTGACGGGTGCATGGGCGGCGCGGGCCGGTCCGGCGCCGGCGGAGGCGGCGGTGACGGCCTCCCCGGCGGTGTCCACTCCTGCATGGCAGCCCACGCTAGCCGGGCGGCCCGGCCCCGGACACTGAGGATTTCCGCAGGATACGGCTGCGGCGCGTGCCCGTTGGGCCGGGCGGCGGACCTCATGGTCCGGTGCGGCCTCCGGTTCCTAGCGTTGCCGGACATGAGCGAACGGATCACCGACTGGGCCACCGGCCTGATGGACACCCTGGGCGCGCCCGGGGCGGGCGCGGCCATCGCGCTGGAGAACCTCTTCCCGCCGCTGCCGAGCGAGGTGATCCTGCCGCTGGCGGGGTTCGCGGCGGCGCGCGGCGAGATGAACCTGTACGCGGCTCTGCTGTGGACCACCGCCGGCTCCGTGATCGGGGCGCTGGCGCTGTACGGGGTGGGCGCGCTGCTGGGCCGCGACCGCACGGTGGCGCTGGCGGCCCGGCTGCCGCTGGTGAAGGTGAGCGACGTGGAACGCACCGAGCGGTGGTTCGCCCGGCACGGCACCAAGGCGGTGTTCTTCGGGCGGATGGTGCCGATCTTCCGCAGCATGATCTCGGTGCCGGCCGGGGTGGAACGGATGCCGGTACCGCTGTTCCTGGCCCTGACCACCGTGGGCAGCCTGATCTGGAACTGCGTGTTCGTGCTCGCCGGTTACCAGCTCGGGGACAACTGGGAGCGGGTCACCGACTACGTCTCGGTGTACTCCAAGGTGGTGCTGGCCGCCTCGGTACTGGCCGTGCTGGCGTTCGTGGTCGTCCGGGTGGCCCGGCCCGGCCGCGGCCGGCGGCGGGGGTGACGTGCCCGCCCGGCGGATCCCACCTCGGAGCACGGCCGGGCCACGGAGCACGCCCCGGACCACGACACACGCCCCGGCCACGGGCGACGGCCGTAGGACCTCGCCCCCGCGCCGGGCCCGCACCCGACCGCCGGACTCCGACCCTTTGCCCCCCGACCGCCGGACTCCGACGCTTTGGGCCCCCCCGACCGCCAGACCCCCGGACCCCGAACGCCGGACCCCGACCACCGGACCCCGGACCCCGACACCGCCGGACCCGGCCGCCG
It contains:
- a CDS encoding FmdB family zinc ribbon protein, which gives rise to MPRYEYRCRACGSTFELNRPMAQSSDPATCPDGHHDTVKLLSTVAVGGTAAAPRGGGGGGGGGCCGGGCCG
- a CDS encoding O-methyltransferase → MKTTPVTDELYRYVLEHNPPLDPVLRELVEVTHAELPDVARKQSAREQAPLLAFLVRLIGARTVVEVGTFTGFSALAMAQALPADGKLIACDISEEWTAYGRPAWEKAGVADRIELRIAPALDTLRALPAEPHIDLAYLDADKVNYVAYWDELVPRLRPGGLIVADNVLFKGEVVNPDAEGDAAAIRAFNDHVAADPRTEAVLLTVADGVTLARRRA
- a CDS encoding response regulator encodes the protein MRLILADDSTLLREGLVRLLAEEGHEVVSAVGDGTALLAEVDRHPDVDAVVVDVRMPPTHTDEGLRAALRIRERHTGVGVLVLSQYVEKRYATELLTGAGEGIGYLLKDRVVEVDEFLDALERVAAGRTAFDPEVVRQLLVRSTHADPLARLTPRERDVLDAMAQGHANNAIAERLHVSRSAVEKHINAIFDKLELPASSGYSRRVLAVLRYLGS
- a CDS encoding DedA family protein — encoded protein: MSERITDWATGLMDTLGAPGAGAAIALENLFPPLPSEVILPLAGFAAARGEMNLYAALLWTTAGSVIGALALYGVGALLGRDRTVALAARLPLVKVSDVERTERWFARHGTKAVFFGRMVPIFRSMISVPAGVERMPVPLFLALTTVGSLIWNCVFVLAGYQLGDNWERVTDYVSVYSKVVLAASVLAVLAFVVVRVARPGRGRRRG